The nucleotide sequence aacttagaaaaacatctaggtggtgaaatgcaaccaacacccactaaggcctctaagacagttcctgaaaagactgttttggaaacccaaacagaaacccaaaccatccctgagcaaactgttcaggagcaaactgcctctgaacaagttgcttctgaccaaacagctcctgaccatcaaacaataccctctgaccatcaaacaacagaacaacaacaaccagactcacccactataatagacttaacctctgaccaaccaaccacatcaaatacaactcaaactgaaccttcacccatccctgaccatatcctagagtctgagtatatagaggaacagctgatcagacttagtgatgagattcaggcactgattcttcgcagaacagttcctgcacctcctattcactattatgatcagtggatagatcttcagaagagctttgatgagttgCTGGATCAACTCAGAaccaaatgtgtgtcatctcactctgcaatgctgaagaagcttttggatgatatgcatgaagcagctaaggacaaagagctgaattatgtacctcttctggacatcactcctttctatcctgaagaagagtatatcacaagagctgcaagaattcatgctgggcatgtaagaagaatgagggaaaaggatgagctacttaagaagaaagatgaacagatcaagtatctcttagaacagctgtataagcaagcccaaccttagttgcacacccaactctagcttgtttttacttttgttctgtgTAGTCTTATCTTTGTACCTTAaccttcatttataaatattatcattgtttctgaaatattatgttctattttttttaactctaatgatatttattgattttaatgtcatatgctctgatacttcttgctctgatacttattatgtttttatttggttatatgctctgctactctgtcttttgttcttattcttttttgttgatgacaaaagggggagtaaatgtatagtatttttaaggcactgagccctgctataaccacttctaaatttcttttaaatacttctgatttgattttataagtattttattgaaatttaattaataagaatagaacttagggggagcttacaaacctcaccttaaagaactattagactcagggggagcttacaaacctctgtcccagtagtcaacttattaattagatcaacaacaattgaacattttaaatactattgtttgtcatcatcaaaaagggggagattgttggaacaaaatgtgtttcacaatgaaccttattaagttttgatgataacaaggtattaaaaattgtcaattggttattactaataattgttcaagtgtacaggaccaaaggctactcaagttatttcaataggtcttggaagaacaatggaaagaaaaagaaattctgagcatctgaagaaaactgctcctgaagctaaactgctcctgaagctaaactgctcctgaagagatgacgtcatcagaagcagaaagtcatcagaagcaatattttcatcagaagcaaaagttttcatcagaagcaatattttcaccagaagctacatttgatcctttaatcaaactgaagattcaaagttgctgattctcaattcagtcttatcaaagaagaacgaagaactgaaagggaggtatcaacggatatatggataacactgagcacttgtctctcattaatagagttgacaaagtacaagtgtacaaccactacctccactactctgttttctgtctacgctacaagacaaaacaacagccatgcctgcagaatttgtacaactcaagatgggaatgaatttgaagtttattcttcaaaggactacacccaaatcaggcaaaggatcactggtggataatcaaaggatttcaaacgactctttagacgtgctgattatctcaacgtctctttcacgcctctatataaaggagtgaagacttgaagataaaatagagatatacataagttcaaaagcgccaaaactctgtcaatttgattctacaaagcacactgaatttctgcactgatttgatacatcttagaaattcaaagtctagagtcttttctgtattgtattgtgaacaccactgattgtatatcaagtgttcaattcaaactcaattctctgtatttttgtttgattagaagtctcttgcctgcgtgcttgagcattagaagtctcttgcttagtgcttgagcattggaagactcttgcgtgtgtgcttgagcatagttttgtgaagtctcatacttagaaagtattgagcagttgtaatctttgtgattatagtgaaatctccttggaagtgcaagggggactggactacttccgtgttgtggaaggaaccaggataactgcttgtgtctttgtctttcttttctctgctctgttcttttccgctgcaatctgactctgatcatttcatcagaagcaatcaaactgcttctgaagttttatcagaagaagtattttttaagagaaaaagaaaacacaattcaacccccccccttcttgtgtttttcaccttcagtaTTAACCATTTTGAACACCATTTGATTCCAATAAAACCACATTTTCCACAAAATAGTGCAAAATAACTGTGAGcctaatttatctttcttttctaACCAATTTAAAAGCCAGCTACTAAGAGATGAGTGTAACGGGACATGGATGCCAAGGCTAGATGAGAACCAAACTAACTTAGCAAAATTGCATTCCATGAAGAGGTGGTGAGCTGTTTCAGTTTCAGAATTGCACATCGGACACAAAGGCTCAATTTTAACCCCTTTCTTAAACAAGTTTCCTCTGGTGGGTAAGATGTTTTGTGACAACCTCCAGATAAAGTTCTTAACTCTATTTGGGAGATTTACACGCCAAATTTCTTTCCACAGCTTCTCATGGGCATCATGTGATGATCCCGGTAGAACATTCTTTCTTTCCTCGCCTAACAAGTGATAAGCTGAACGCACGGAGTAATTCCCATGCTTTTCTCCAGACCAAATCAAAGTATCTTCCGGAAGTCTACAAGATAAATGAATGTTAACAATGAGCCTTGACTCAAAATGATTGAAAACGGAGAAGATCAAATCTCTATTCCACTGCTTGGTGTCTTGATCAATAAGAGCGCAAACATATGCATCTTGTTGGAGTATTGTAGATTGACTCTGCACTCTTGAAGTGCCTCTGTTTGGAAGCCAGTTGTCATGCCAAATTCTGACTTTCTCTCCATTTCCAATTCTCCATTTGCTACCTTTTTCAATTACATCTCTAGCACTCATGATACTCCTCCAAGCATAGCTAGGAGAAAAACCCATCTTGGCCTCCAAAAAGCTTCCCCGCGGGTGATACCGGCTTTTAAAGACTTTCCCCATTAGCGTATCTTCTCCGGTCAGGAGCCTCCAACAATGTTTTCCAAGAAGCGCTTTGTTGAAATCACTAAAACCTCGAAAATCCATCCCGCCTTTGGTCTTAGCCTTGGACAATCGCTCCCAACTCATCCAATGAATTTTCCGTTCTCCTTCTTTTGCTCCCCACCAGAATTTTGACAATAAACCTTCAATCTCATTACAACAACCTTCAAGTAATTTGTAGCAACTCATAATATAGCTCGGAATGGCTTGCGCCACTGCTTTGGTCAAAACCTCTTTCCATGCTCTTGACAAAAATTTCTCTTTCCATCCCTTCAACTTTTTCCAGACACGATCAATAACAAAGGAGAAAATTTCCTTCTTGAATCTACCAAACACCACTGGAAGACCTAGGTATTTAGTATGGGACATCACAGTCTTTACTTTCATCTTGTTACAGATCATTTCTTTTTCCTCTTCACGCACATTTCGACTAAATGATGCCTCAAACTTATCCAAATTGACGACTTGTCCAGAAGCCATCTAGTAAGAATTAAGAACCTGCAAGATTGTCTCAGCTTCTACTACATTTGCACGCGCAAACAACAGACTATCATCCGCAAATAACAGATGTGAAATTATGGGCGCCTTTCTAGCTACTTGGATGCCATGGATCTTCTTGAGCTTAGCTTCTTTTGACAACAAACCTGACAAAACATCAGCGCATAGAATAAACAGGTAAGGGTATAGGGGGTCCCCTTGTCGAAGGCCTCTTTCAGGGGAGATTGGCTTGCTGGGTTGGCCATTGatcaaaatataataagaaaCAGATGAGATACACCGAAGGACAAGACCAACAAAAGCCTCAGGAAATCCCATGGCATGCAACATTCCACGAACAAAATTCCACTCAATTCTATCATAAGCCTTTGACATGTCCAATTTAATAGCCATTGTTCCCttcttccctttcttcttctttttcatccaATGAGTGCATTGTCAGTGATCAATCTTCCTTTCACAAAGGCACTTTGCGAAGAATAATGACTTTAAGAGTAGcgtaaaggaagaaaaaaaaatatgcattttagATTATTTTGGTATGGTTCTTActtcttaattaaaatatatattttttttaaaggtaattaaaatatgtttgttgtgtcaaagaaaattaaatatgtcTGATTTATGCTAAGTTTGTTAGAACTAACAAATATGCATCTTTAGTTAAAAATCATGCGAAaagaacataatttttttattagttttgtcCAAATGTAAATTATATCAATTAGACAAACAAGtgaaaaactattaaaattgcATTGGAAATTACTTGTAACatggacatttttttttaatgtgacaattattataaaataaatgaagtatttttatatttagttcAATCATACTCGTTGGTTAGAATTCTAACTActtattgtaacaaaaaaaaaaaaaagaatactagCTACTTACGTACAATTGAGTCCAACAATTTTAAGTTCTGCATTATTTGTAACTTTCTTTACAAAATGGTCTTACATATAAGGATGAGGATGAGGAAgatgtcatatttttttatttttttttgacaagagatGTCATATATTATTCGCTCCATGTCATATTAATCATTGATCATTAGTTCAtgcttactaaaaaaaattgtaaatccttaaaaaaaaattgcaaacgAAAGAGATGTATAAAATTCGTTTTACTAAAGtataaagtatatttataaataCGAGTACAATAGGAAATATAAGATTGAAATGTGGCTATGGTTGAATGGAGGAGTTACGAAGTATGGTGATAAGAGAGGTTAGGGGTTTATCTACTTCTAAAATCATATAATACCaacaattgtcattttttttttatttttttaaaaccaacaattgtcattaatattaatttggGTCATGTTAATTTGTGCTTTTAGAGCACATATTAAGCAATTCAAAAACAgagtttttttcttaaattttgttcaattaattaaaagtagaaaattaaattcaaatacattaattacaacaaaatatttctatttttattcattaatttgtGTCTTAAGGCACAAGATAAAgatcttaaaattaaattaaataataaatattgcattgaaaagatAAGTTTTTAAGTTGTTAAGGTTTagaatgcacaattttcaaagttaagtTTCTACATTTAGTTTCTTATCTTGTGTCCTTAGGACACTAGTTAACAagatccatatatatatatatatatacacacataaagaaaattgaatgtatttGATCTAATTAAATTTAGACCAAATATATTCGACATTTCGTTTATCTTTAAGATTAAAATTAGCAgttattaatcataatcatttacttcatttttgttgaacaatttaataatattaattattgtattttttatgtgaCAAAAAGTCTAATGAAGGGGAAATTGAGATTGCAATTTCCTCAACAAATGGAGAGATCTGCACCCCTAATGAAGAGTCTGATGATAATGTTCatgtgagtttaactcaattggtagtgacgatatattatatatgtaaggGTTATGTTCGAACTCCGGATACCCCACTtattaatcttaaaaaaaaaataaaaaaattagctaTCATACTATTTTggtgatttccaaaataatggaatcactttGGAACCAAAAGTTGTAACTCTTCACCAAGAGTTGTAACACTTCATGGGAATCATTCATATATATTGGAGCCTTTGGAAAAGGGGTGCTTAACGAACTTTAGGATCGATTCAAGTGTATATGATCATAACCTTTGACAAAGGAGTGCTTAATGAACCATATCATTGATTCAATTCAAATGAGTGTTTTCTCTCATGTGAAGGGTCATATATAGCCTTATAAACACTTGACATTTGGGCATTAATTTAGACACGAAACAAAAAAGAGgaattttgttacattaacGACATAATTCTCCCCCCATTTTCCTGTGAAATAGTTAGAGGAGCCTCTCTCTAGGTTTTTCTTCCACCTATGTTTCGCCCCTCCATTATATTGGAGAACACCCCCTCCGCAATGGAGGTTTGTTTCCCCTTTGCAATAGAGGCTTCCCCCTTCCTTGTGAAAGCTCACTTTGTTACTTGATACCACCTTATTCCCACCACCATCGAGATCTAAGTCTAGTTACCACAACACCACCATCACTCCTCTTGTTCTCACCGACCCATATCTACAAGAccatttcatcaacaacattatcGGGAAGCCCTCTCTATTGCTATCGGTACCCACTAAGAAACTCAGTTTTGTGTTTTAACTATCTAGTTGAGGTACCGATCTAGAATGTCGTGCTCTCTGTCTCGATCAAATGCTCTCCTCCGGAGCCGCCACCGCATATGAAACAGATCTCCTGCTTTGGTTCCCTGGACCTGTTACCACCATCTACTCAAAATCTGATGTAGGATCCCCACCCATCAAAAACTCTTCTGCCACCTCCAAAAAACCATCCTTCAAATGCACTTCATGCAgccaactttttaaaaaaaagcacATTGAGATCGGACATTAGTTCAAACCACATAAGGATTGCCTTCACTGACCTTAAATTCCCTTAAATTCTCCACACAAACCTCTTAAATGAAAAATGTATCATCCGTATATTGAAAATAGGACATCGTCTCCTCCGATACAAGTGTTTGGAACCCATTGATAAAACCAACCTCCATCCTCTTTAGACATTAGAACACCCCACCTCTCCGTGGCCAACAAGAATAAAAATTGCTCGAAAGGACCCCTTCCTACAAATTACCACTTCCTCCGTTCGACTTTCGTTTAGCAAAATCGACATTGAACCCGAGAACACCCAAACCTTCACCCAACCTCTTCACTTTacatcaaaacaaaacatgaacatataacataaaaaatttcaacttgCCAAATCATAAGCATTTTTGAAATCCATTTGGAAAACTATACTACATAATTTCTTTGACCTCTTTGCTAGATCTACCACATCATTTAACATCAACACCTCATCCACCAAATACCTTCCCTTAACGACAACCGAAACAATATAATACATTACCTCTGCTACCTTTTGGTGAAAACCTTAGATAATATACCCTTatatcactattataaacaaacaataattttttttaagattaattGAACAACTGATGGATCTAAGCCATAGTAATCCAGATATTATGAGATAATTGACaaacttcaaaaattattttttttgtctataacAATGATTCGAAGGTGTAGGTTGGAGAGTAAAGAGGGCCAAATTCATCCAAAGGTAAAACTGGTTGTGTATAAGTACTGGAGCGAATCTGTTGCACTTGCACGCGTAACTTGTGTTGCCCACTAGTACATAACCGTCTTTCAAAATCTCCAAAAACCCACTCaatcaataaggttaaacattTACCTGTTAGGGGTAATTTAGGAATCTAACTACTTATAAACCCTGTGAGTTCTAAATTCTCAAAGCAGAACAACGCAGCCGTCTTCTGCGTCAAGCCTCCGTCAAAACCTCCTCTTCCGATCATCACACGGTGGTTTCCGGTATACTCAACTCCTCTTTCTCCATTTTCCGTTTATTGAACACGAACACTCTTCTGCCAATAACTAATATCACATTCAACTTTCGCAACATTGTTTTGTTATTCCATTAATTCAATTGATATCTAATTTAGAAttcgttatttatttttagtttaagATCGCCATTGGATTATTATGGATTTGAATAACGATTCAAAGCCTCCACAACGAAGAAAGGTTTGTTTTCATTTCAATCTGTTCTATTCTTTattgtttcaaattttcaatttttgttggtgaattacattagttttttttttttttacagttaaAATTTCAACCTAAAGCTCCACCTCGTAGAGTGCCAAAGGTAGAAGTTAAAAGGTATGTATCAATAGTTTTCTGTTATCAATTGCGAATAGTagaaaatagtggtttgttcTAATTCCGCTACGCAACATTGCTACAGAGCATTCACCtagtttataatattttgtactaaatagcataGTGCGGAATTAtaacaatttgttcaaattccgcacTGCAGCCTATAGCGTTGGTATTTAACCACATTGATTATCTGGCTTAATTTGATGCTACTCTAATTTGTTTTGTTCTGTTTCTGCAGTGAAGTGATTGAGGAGGATAATAAAGATGTTTCAAAAGTGACTATGGATCTCCTTCAACGTCACAATGTATATGTTATTTCGGTTTGGTTGATTGATTGATAATCCCTTGTTCTAGTTttgtgattttaatttaattttgttatgttgaaattatatttattatatttttgtaggaGAATGCGATGAATAGGAGGATGAAGCATGAGAAAAAAGGTATTGTATGTTGGTGCTTTTGGTATTGAAATTGTAATGACCAACTTTATGTGACTTTTAAATCGGAACCGTTGATTTTCTGTTTCCAAAAAACCTTACTTTTTTCATAAATCTTGAAATAGTGAAGTTAGATAGAGATGTTTCAATCAGTAATGAAATTGAATTTACTGATAAATAATCAGAAAAAAGA is from Medicago truncatula cultivar Jemalong A17 chromosome 1, MtrunA17r5.0-ANR, whole genome shotgun sequence and encodes:
- the LOC112418625 gene encoding uncharacterized mitochondrial protein AtMg01250-like: MAIKLDMSKAYDRIEWNFVRGMLHAMGFPEAFVGLVLRCISSVSYYILINGQPSKPISPERGLRQGDPLYPYLFILCADVLSGLLSKEAKLKKIHGIQVARKAPIISHLLFADDSLLFARANVVEAETILQVLNSY